From Synoicihabitans lomoniglobus, the proteins below share one genomic window:
- a CDS encoding LacI family DNA-binding transcriptional regulator, with amino-acid sequence MNIMEFAQLAGVSTATVSRAFHEPDKIRPETRSRILALAESVHYYPNPSGRALSKGRHDVLGLVWPLEVEGAETPFIQRVLAALSRQLISHDLDLLICPVDRSQPNSLEHAHRTLRRSRCDGWLLLYPRHDDPLIEALRTSGKPVTCLMGQVPACPAWKSVRLNQHVWIEDALRRLHARDARRVLFFGGRPGEPDNEDRRHAFLELVPRFCPHHDTLPAWPATAEVVKPRLRGADAVDAIIGVDAAAAHAAVHACRELNLRVPADVAVLSIDVYPDQAGRELSPARFAQPLDAMMAYAIELTLGLKNRSRTFAPVPVDEPPSFTI; translated from the coding sequence ATGAACATCATGGAATTCGCCCAGCTCGCCGGTGTGTCGACCGCGACGGTCTCCCGCGCGTTTCATGAACCCGATAAAATCCGACCGGAAACCCGCAGTCGCATTCTGGCCCTGGCGGAATCGGTGCACTACTACCCCAACCCGAGCGGACGGGCCTTGAGCAAGGGTCGCCATGATGTGCTCGGACTGGTTTGGCCTTTGGAAGTCGAGGGTGCCGAAACGCCATTTATTCAACGCGTGCTGGCCGCGCTGTCACGGCAGCTGATTTCGCACGACCTGGACTTGTTGATCTGTCCGGTGGACCGCAGCCAACCGAACTCGCTCGAACACGCCCACCGCACGCTGCGCCGTTCGCGCTGTGATGGGTGGCTACTGCTCTACCCCCGCCACGACGACCCCTTGATCGAAGCGCTTCGCACTTCCGGCAAACCCGTCACCTGCCTGATGGGTCAGGTCCCGGCGTGCCCGGCGTGGAAATCGGTGCGCCTCAATCAACACGTGTGGATCGAAGACGCCCTGCGACGGTTGCACGCCCGGGACGCCCGACGCGTGCTCTTCTTTGGCGGCCGCCCCGGCGAACCCGACAACGAGGATCGCCGCCACGCCTTCCTGGAACTCGTGCCTCGCTTCTGCCCTCACCATGACACGCTGCCGGCCTGGCCCGCCACCGCCGAAGTCGTGAAACCTCGTCTGCGCGGAGCCGACGCGGTGGACGCGATCATTGGAGTCGACGCCGCCGCTGCGCACGCCGCGGTTCACGCGTGCCGGGAGTTGAATCTGCGCGTGCCCGCCGACGTCGCGGTGTTGAGCATCGATGTCTACCCCGACCAGGCGGGTCGCGAACTATCACCGGCTCGATTCGCGCAGCCGCTGGACGCCATGATGGCCTACGCCATCGAACTCACCTTGGGGCTGAAAAACCGTTCCCGCACCTTCGCCCCCGTGCCCGTGGACGAACCGCCGTCATTCACGATTTGA
- a CDS encoding orotidine 5'-phosphate decarboxylase / HUMPS family protein, protein MKPVVQISLDLTTIPEALETAHLAMRAGVDWLEAGTPLIIAEGMNGVRALREAYPHVPIVADLKTMDGGWLEAQLMAQAGATHVVVMERAHEETIKVVVQAGRDLGIKVMGDNLGAPDMVAAARRLEDLGCDYIIHHIGYDERRGVVAGGRPCPSPLDQLKEVVNAVQVPVQAVGGLSLEQAMRTPEYGAPLVVLGAPLVIDADAFTAAAGDLEGQLRLICETVHGYGDVRVGH, encoded by the coding sequence ATGAAACCGGTCGTGCAAATATCCCTGGACCTCACCACGATTCCCGAAGCCCTCGAAACCGCTCACCTGGCGATGCGAGCCGGCGTCGATTGGTTGGAGGCCGGCACGCCGCTTATCATCGCGGAAGGCATGAACGGAGTGCGGGCGCTGCGTGAGGCGTATCCGCACGTGCCGATCGTGGCGGATTTGAAAACCATGGACGGTGGTTGGCTCGAAGCGCAATTAATGGCCCAGGCCGGAGCCACCCATGTGGTGGTCATGGAGCGGGCGCATGAGGAGACCATCAAGGTGGTCGTGCAGGCAGGCCGTGATCTCGGGATCAAAGTCATGGGCGACAATCTGGGCGCGCCGGACATGGTAGCGGCGGCGCGGCGGTTGGAAGACCTGGGCTGCGATTACATCATTCATCACATCGGCTATGACGAGCGGCGCGGAGTGGTCGCGGGCGGCCGCCCTTGTCCGAGCCCGCTTGATCAATTGAAGGAGGTGGTCAACGCAGTGCAGGTTCCGGTGCAGGCGGTGGGCGGGTTGTCGCTCGAACAGGCCATGCGCACGCCGGAATATGGGGCGCCTTTGGTCGTATTGGGCGCGCCGCTCGTGATCGATGCGGATGCCTTCACCGCGGCGGCCGGTGATCTCGAAGGACAGCTGCGACTGATATGTGAAACCGTGCACGGCTACGGCGATGTGAGGGTGGGCCACTAA